From Pseudanabaena sp. PCC 6802, one genomic window encodes:
- a CDS encoding peptidoglycan recognition family protein — MKLKTRIAAFKPSMKLKIRVVAFALTLISLLVLLAIDRPLRTNAIGDADFSKPKQFRASALDSSQLNQFSPVFGCADRPPANPPIPSLPAATIAQPITLSRFRQDSQLVATETQAVTTTPQLVKVAPNGLPILGAKSAKLAANLPAPKEVIALADPSNYGDRYLKDLKGRPAMSDPIIVLHETVGSTGSVINYFQTNHGDEDEQASYHTVIALDGTVVYFVPPDKRAFGAGNSEFVSASGRESVRTNPHRPSSVNNFAYHISLETPWDGINNAYTHSGYTEAQYRSLAWLIAKTGVPDRRITTHRAVDRSGERIDPRSFDFRALFRFLSLYPRTKEIAIGCTSQPEKDATQIPPQNKG, encoded by the coding sequence CTCGCGATCGACCGACCGCTCCGCACAAATGCGATCGGCGATGCCGACTTTAGCAAACCTAAGCAATTTCGTGCTTCTGCCTTGGACTCCAGCCAGTTAAATCAGTTTTCTCCCGTCTTTGGCTGTGCCGATCGCCCTCCTGCCAACCCACCGATTCCTTCCTTACCTGCTGCCACAATTGCTCAGCCTATTACCCTATCTCGCTTTCGACAAGACTCCCAGTTGGTAGCTACAGAAACCCAGGCCGTTACTACAACACCTCAGCTCGTCAAAGTTGCCCCCAATGGGTTGCCAATTTTAGGAGCTAAGTCAGCAAAGCTCGCTGCTAACTTACCCGCCCCCAAAGAGGTAATAGCCTTAGCCGATCCCAGTAACTACGGCGATCGCTATCTCAAGGATCTAAAGGGTCGCCCTGCCATGTCAGACCCGATAATTGTTTTACACGAAACTGTTGGTTCCACTGGCAGCGTCATTAATTACTTCCAGACAAATCATGGCGATGAAGACGAGCAGGCCAGCTATCATACAGTCATCGCCCTGGATGGCACCGTAGTGTATTTTGTCCCACCCGATAAGCGGGCATTCGGTGCAGGTAACTCAGAGTTTGTGAGTGCTTCTGGGCGGGAATCAGTTCGGACCAATCCCCACCGTCCCAGTTCTGTCAACAACTTTGCCTATCATATTTCCCTAGAAACACCTTGGGATGGCATAAACAATGCCTACACGCATAGTGGCTATACCGAAGCGCAATATCGTTCGTTAGCATGGCTAATTGCCAAGACTGGCGTACCCGACCGACGGATTACTACGCATAGGGCAGTAGATCGCTCGGGCGAGCGCATCGATCCGAGAAGCTTCGACTTTCGGGCTTTGTTTAGATTTCTCAGCCTTTATCCCCGCACCAAGGAAATAGCGATCGGCTGTACATCTCAGCCAGAAAAAGATGCCACCCAAATTCCACCCCAAAATAAAGGTTGA